atttacagATGGATgataaactttaataattgtataattaatattttgaacctGTAGCATTTGTGAAGAGTGATCGCCCCCATCAGTTCCCAGGCCTGAAGATTAAATACGTGCGTGGTGCAGATCCAGTGATTAAGATGTATGATGAAGCTGGACATGTGCAGGAAGAGCTGAGTATCCAGAAATGGGATACTGATACTGTGGAAGAATTCCTTAAAGGACATCTGGCGTAATATGACAATTGTAGTTTTAATCCAGCTTTCTTTTCTAAATGATTTTTAGACAATGtctaattgtttataaaacaaattcatgTTGTTTCTGAGTTTTAACAATTCATACTGGTTTATGAATACTTGGGGAaggttatttagttttatgtcaACACTGCTGCTTTAGTACAACTGCACTTGTATTATTTTACTCCAGAACATTTACATATATGGTATCTCGCATAGCttaatgaacattaaaatataccaTAGTAAAGAGTCAAGTATTATTTAATCAATAGCTTTAATAGTTGTGTTTAGGTTATATCAGGATGTTATTTTATCTGGAgaacacatttttgttaatttataatttggACTTGATTTGCAGAAATGTACCACTGCTACCTTCTGAAATAATTATCATTGTTACTCTTTTAGTTTTTCTTTGctattgatttaaaataataaaattaccttGGTTGTTTTTAAAGCAGAGTACTGTACACATTTATCATCATTATGTAAGCAAAATGATCAGTTCAGTTGATGACACCTTGGCAAAAAACCAAAGAAACTTGGAATGTTAAGGTTGATGAAGTGAATTGTTCTGTGTACTATGATGTTTGTATGTGTTATTCTtgacataatattaaataaatacccTGTCAACGTGTTGCAGCGTGCAGAAATCGTTACTACTAAGTTTATGTATGTACATTTTGATTAACATACAGTAAGATATCCAGAAACTCCCTAAGCACCATTTTGAACCTTCAGacttcattatttttcattttgtgattTACAGCCTATTTCTACTGTAAAACAGATTAAATAACAcagaaaagtagaaaaataagcATCCTTAAAATATATTAGTGGCATCAAGGACtcaattatattttgaaacaaaaagccTAGACTAGTAACACACAGgctaaatatttttcacaaaatatatttgtagacaAAGAAATGACATACCTGATAAAATACATgtgtacattatatttttaacctGATGGTTTCTACAAAAGCTAGTTATTTGTGATTCAGAATGCACGTTTTAGCTTTTAATATTACCATGCACTAAATGAGGGAAAGTGAATGCATGTTCCCCCCCCCCGcaatttgataaaaacaaaccatacctATACCCAATAACAGGAGAGCATTGTTGTTAACACAATAGAACAAAATTAATTAGACTGAGCATTCCTCAAGGTAAACACATGATAAACATCTAAATACTTACAAAAACTTTGGGAAAAGTCCAGAGACATCATGTATAAGTAAAAATTACAGATGTTCAGGTATAGaattagttaaaaaacaaaggATTTTTTTTGCATCATTATATCTACCTGAAAATTATATTCAGCATAAAAATAGCACAAGTTCAGTGATTTtatactttacaaataaaaagaagGAAGGGCAGCTGTCCCAGAAGTAATttattcctgtttttttttaaacaaatcctAAAGAATGtgacaaaactataaaaaattaaagaataaactgtaaaaaaatgtataaattttgtCATATATTGCATACTTAACTAAAAGACCTTTTAATGTTAAGAACATAagttagaaatgaaaaaaattgactTTTATATAAATCTTGCATTAAGtgcattaaattttaattttcattttacttttctaaaGTCCTCTAAATACAcccaaaataaatatgaatttcctGCAGCACAATAAAGTACAAATTATTGAAAACTGGCTTAAAGTCATGAACAAAGTATGAAAAACCATGTAACAAAAAGATGCATTTGCAATTTGAGTCTTCAGGTAAATCCCAATATGAAAACTCTCTAAACtgataattttcatgttttacagcttttctaattaaaaacaatgtaattaaatattgtaaaaaaaaacaaaaaaacttatagAATATTTCAGGCAGAAATACTGAAAGAAAATACTGAGCATAACAACACAGATAATGAGAGAAATATTAAGTTACCACTAAAAAGCTTGGGCTTAATGTTCAAATACTGTATTGATTTGATTGGTGGTATTAGTATTCTGGTAAAAGTCAGGTGAATAAAGCTAATATTGGccaagttttaaaatttagtgaAGTGCTTAAATGgctatataatgtttttattaaagaaaacttacTCTTGCCAATAAAGTACTATACATACAAAATTGATGGATGAAACTTGAACCAGTTCATATATACATTTCATACAATATATGcaagtaaaaactttaaaaaatcttatAAGAATAGAAGGCAATCAGTATTTcaactatttttaaaatcttttaatattCAAAGTATGCCTTGAAACAACAGTGTGAAGAAAATTGTTACTCAACTTAATTGGATATGTGATGATTCATATTTAACTAACTCTTAAGTTACTGAGAATACCAACACAATTCCCTGAAAATTTTGTGAAAGTGGTGTTAATGATGTTTAAACTGCTATGTAGTAATGGTACATGCTAGCTAAAACATTTCCACTACAAATATATTCCAAATTTTCATACTTTAGAATTTCATTTCACAATAATAAGTGGATTTTTTTAACTGGCATGAAGTTCAACAAATTAACATCTGTAACTTAATAAACTTCTTATTTACATATACTTTACATGGTGGCTAGATCCACAAATTTAGAGAAAGGATTTTTAAAATCCATATTTGCTTATCAATACATATCATGAAATATATTCTctcattcatttatttaaaatattccccCCCTAAAAATAGTCTATTCAAAGTT
This genomic window from Tachypleus tridentatus isolate NWPU-2018 chromosome 10, ASM421037v1, whole genome shotgun sequence contains:
- the LOC143230844 gene encoding selenoprotein F, whose translation is MCNWCDQLVKHDLEILVDNCHQCCGASGSKDPIKKYPRAQLEVCGUKIGAYPQIQAFVKSDRPHQFPGLKIKYVRGADPVIKMYDEAGHVQEELSIQKWDTDTVEEFLKGHLA